The following proteins come from a genomic window of Streptomyces liliiviolaceus:
- a CDS encoding FxsB family cyclophane-forming radical SAM/SPASM peptide maturase: MSASTPVTSAPFRQFIVKAHGRCNLACRYCYLYEGPDRSWLDRPAGASSEVLERTADRIAEHARTHGLGALSLVLHGGEPLLAGADTLARFTESVRDRVPRSCTVHAVVQTNATLLNAHRLTVLARQDIRVGISLDGGLPSHNALRVARGGGPSWPAAVRGARLLADHFPDSYAGILTVVDPATPPVEVYESLLALRPPVLDLLLPHGNWSAPPPYLRLGPEEADTPRDAPTPYGDWLCAVFDRWWRGPRRETRVRLFEECMALLMGLPAVTEALGLAPFDAVVVETDGSIEQVDSLKSAYDGAAWTGLDVHRNSFDEALRHPGVMARQAGAAALATRCRACPLLTVCGGGNYAHRYRAGQGFSHPSVYCVDLQRFIRHVSLRLAAAAPGRPPAGRTVSGGDTP, encoded by the coding sequence GTGTCGGCATCGACGCCGGTCACGTCTGCACCTTTTCGCCAGTTCATCGTCAAGGCGCATGGCAGATGCAACCTCGCGTGCCGGTACTGCTATCTCTACGAGGGCCCGGACCGTTCCTGGCTCGACCGCCCCGCCGGCGCGTCCTCCGAGGTGCTGGAACGCACGGCGGACCGTATCGCCGAACATGCGAGGACGCATGGGCTCGGCGCGCTGTCCTTGGTGCTGCACGGTGGAGAGCCCCTTCTGGCGGGAGCCGACACGCTTGCCCGTTTCACCGAGAGCGTGCGCGACCGGGTTCCGCGCTCCTGCACGGTGCATGCCGTCGTACAGACCAACGCCACCCTTCTGAACGCGCACCGGCTCACCGTGCTCGCCCGACAGGACATCCGCGTCGGGATCAGCCTCGACGGCGGCCTGCCCTCGCACAACGCGCTCCGGGTGGCGCGCGGGGGCGGCCCCTCCTGGCCCGCCGCGGTCCGCGGCGCCCGACTGCTCGCCGACCACTTTCCGGACTCGTACGCCGGGATTCTCACCGTCGTGGACCCTGCCACACCCCCTGTCGAGGTCTACGAGTCCTTGCTTGCCCTGCGCCCGCCGGTCCTCGACCTCCTGCTTCCGCACGGGAACTGGTCGGCGCCGCCGCCGTACCTCAGACTGGGACCGGAGGAGGCCGACACCCCTCGCGACGCACCGACACCGTACGGAGACTGGCTCTGTGCCGTGTTCGACCGCTGGTGGCGGGGACCGCGAAGGGAGACCCGGGTGCGCCTCTTCGAAGAGTGCATGGCTCTGCTCATGGGGCTCCCCGCGGTGACGGAGGCGCTGGGGCTCGCTCCGTTCGACGCCGTCGTCGTGGAGACCGACGGCTCCATCGAGCAGGTGGACTCCCTCAAGTCGGCGTACGACGGAGCGGCGTGGACCGGCCTCGACGTGCACCGGAACAGCTTCGACGAGGCGCTGCGCCATCCCGGCGTCATGGCACGACAGGCGGGGGCCGCCGCACTGGCGACCCGCTGCCGGGCCTGCCCCCTGCTCACCGTCTGCGGCGGCGGCAACTACGCGCACCGCTACCGCGCCGGGCAGGGTTTCTCCCACCCTTCCGTCTACTGCGTCGACCTGCAGCGATTCATCCGGCATGTGTCCCTCCGGCTCGCCGCGGCGGCGCCGGGACGTCCGCCCGCCGGGCGCACCGTCTCCGGAGGAGACACCCCTTGA
- the fxsA gene encoding FxSxx-COOH cyclophane-containing RiPP peptide, whose protein sequence is MGAEDDEQTAAEPLPDLLALGLAELRTIEHPVLAEVLAELRERAEQPSEMLWGFNNAF, encoded by the coding sequence ATGGGCGCAGAGGACGATGAGCAGACGGCCGCGGAGCCGCTGCCGGATCTTCTCGCACTGGGGCTCGCGGAGTTGAGGACGATCGAGCACCCGGTGCTGGCCGAGGTTCTGGCCGAACTCAGGGAGAGGGCGGAGCAGCCGAGCGAGATGCTGTGGGGGTTCAACAACGCGTTCTAG
- a CDS encoding DUF6104 family protein, translated as MYFTDRGIEELEKRRGEEEVTFEWLAEQLRTFVDLNPDFEVPVERLATWLARLDDDEDEE; from the coding sequence ATGTACTTCACCGACCGCGGTATCGAAGAGCTGGAGAAGCGGCGCGGCGAGGAAGAGGTCACCTTCGAGTGGCTCGCCGAACAGCTGCGCACCTTCGTCGACCTGAACCCGGACTTCGAGGTCCCAGTCGAACGCCTGGCAACCTGGCTGGCCCGCCTGGACGACGACGAGGACGAGGAGTAA